A single region of the Streptomyces caelestis genome encodes:
- a CDS encoding SCO2400 family protein translates to MDYCSSCRRHLNGALVCPGCGAYAPDIDPSADDGRSGPRAWEYPAASGAWPDGTVRDRNVWDDGSVWDTNGAGTRELPLPHTGSSGGQETPDTDPSDGHEAADTTGADGYQAPQQGRAARRRQMARWKKNQRRAVVATAVALVGGGLTVAAMNGNSTHGVQSATAPEDTTMGGADGQAPTYTEPTSTRRDTPRSSPTPASPPHTDRSSQREQPRATAPRGTPAAPRTDAAAAPRELPKTTQPRTTVPDTVDKVTGTADKSTSTVTEQTAPPAAGTGSDTQQDASPETPPSAASPTPPPANSGSDSDSKELCLLVVCLG, encoded by the coding sequence ATGGACTACTGCTCCTCGTGCCGTCGGCACCTCAACGGCGCCCTGGTCTGCCCGGGGTGCGGCGCCTACGCCCCGGACATCGACCCCTCCGCCGACGACGGCCGTAGCGGCCCGCGGGCGTGGGAGTACCCGGCCGCCTCCGGCGCATGGCCCGACGGGACCGTGCGCGACCGGAACGTGTGGGACGACGGGAGTGTGTGGGACACCAACGGCGCCGGCACGCGGGAGCTCCCTCTCCCGCACACCGGCTCGTCCGGCGGCCAGGAGACCCCGGACACGGACCCGTCCGACGGTCACGAGGCCGCGGACACCACCGGGGCCGACGGCTACCAGGCCCCGCAGCAGGGACGGGCGGCGCGGCGTCGGCAGATGGCCCGCTGGAAGAAGAACCAGCGCCGGGCCGTGGTGGCGACCGCCGTCGCGCTCGTCGGAGGCGGTCTCACCGTCGCCGCCATGAACGGCAACTCCACGCACGGCGTGCAGTCGGCCACGGCACCCGAGGACACGACCATGGGTGGCGCCGACGGACAGGCGCCGACGTACACCGAACCGACGTCGACCCGGCGCGACACCCCCCGGTCCTCGCCCACGCCCGCCTCTCCGCCGCACACCGACCGCAGCTCCCAGCGCGAGCAGCCCCGGGCCACCGCTCCCCGCGGCACCCCGGCGGCCCCCCGGACGGACGCGGCCGCCGCACCTCGCGAGCTGCCGAAGACGACGCAGCCGAGGACCACCGTCCCGGACACCGTCGACAAGGTCACCGGCACCGCCGACAAGTCCACCTCGACGGTGACCGAGCAGACCGCACCGCCCGCCGCCGGCACCGGTTCGGACACGCAGCAGGACGCGTCACCCGAGACGCCCCCGTCCGCGGCGAGCCCCACTCCGCCGCCCGCGAACTCCGGCTCCGACTCCGACTCCAAGGAGCTCTGCCTGCTCGTCGTCTGCCTGGGCTGA
- a CDS encoding archease yields MGGDRGDDGQGRQPGDCGHRAVPHPGDIRIEAWAACREHCLAEAVLAMVECFADLSGVRPTAVDRLRLAAASDDDLLASLLDEIIFRLEEYGQVPVDVEADEADGGLDVRLAVTGLANVEITGAVPRGVAWHELRIGPDPYGWSCAVTVDA; encoded by the coding sequence ATGGGCGGTGACAGGGGCGACGACGGGCAGGGACGGCAACCGGGTGACTGTGGGCACCGGGCGGTGCCGCATCCGGGCGACATCAGGATCGAGGCGTGGGCGGCGTGCCGGGAGCACTGTCTGGCGGAGGCCGTCCTGGCGATGGTGGAGTGCTTCGCGGACCTCTCCGGGGTCCGTCCGACCGCCGTGGACCGGCTGCGGCTGGCCGCGGCCAGCGACGACGACCTGCTCGCCTCGCTGCTGGACGAGATCATCTTCCGGCTGGAGGAGTACGGCCAGGTGCCGGTGGACGTGGAGGCGGACGAGGCCGACGGCGGCCTGGACGTACGGCTGGCGGTGACCGGTCTCGCGAACGTGGAGATCACCGGGGCGGTTCCGAGGGGCGTCGCGTGGCACGAGCTGCGGATCGGGCCGGATCCGTACGGGTGGTCGTGCGCGGTGACGGTCGACGCGTGA
- a CDS encoding VOC family protein — protein MSVEFNHTIVLSRDREKSARFLAEILGLEVGAPAGVFLPVTTANGVTLDFLTIDADIPMQHYAFLVSEDEFDEALARLVAARIPIQADPHGNHPRKINRHDGGRGVYFLDPAGHGLEIITRPYGTDPSSPLNGVTEDVPGAV, from the coding sequence GTGTCAGTCGAGTTCAATCACACCATCGTCCTGTCCCGTGACCGGGAGAAGTCCGCCCGTTTTCTGGCGGAGATCCTGGGTCTGGAGGTCGGGGCACCGGCCGGGGTGTTCCTGCCGGTGACGACCGCCAACGGCGTCACGCTGGACTTCCTCACCATCGACGCCGACATTCCCATGCAGCACTACGCGTTCCTCGTCTCCGAGGACGAGTTCGACGAGGCCCTCGCCCGGCTCGTCGCGGCCCGGATCCCGATCCAGGCCGACCCGCACGGCAACCACCCGCGCAAGATCAACCGCCACGACGGCGGCCGGGGCGTGTACTTCCTCGACCCGGCGGGCCACGGCCTGGAGATCATCACCCGCCCGTACGGCACGGACCCGTCCTCGCCGCTGAACGGCGTCACGGAGGACGTGCCCGGGGCCGTCTGA
- a CDS encoding peptidase M23 gives MKRMISRTAMGLAVAALAVGGLATTAQAAPAVANGGDPALTDVYIWATDVNLRQEPTTNSPRLAVRSQWWADAICQKQGQTVHDPAVGTNNWWTAVMELSGSDVAWVNNLYIRGGQKIAGVPDC, from the coding sequence ATGAAGCGAATGATCAGCCGTACCGCCATGGGCCTCGCCGTCGCCGCGCTCGCCGTCGGCGGCCTCGCCACCACGGCGCAGGCGGCCCCGGCCGTCGCAAACGGCGGCGACCCGGCTCTGACCGACGTCTACATCTGGGCCACCGACGTCAACCTGCGCCAGGAGCCGACCACCAACTCCCCGCGCCTCGCGGTCCGTTCGCAGTGGTGGGCGGACGCCATCTGCCAGAAGCAGGGCCAGACCGTGCACGACCCGGCCGTCGGCACCAACAACTGGTGGACCGCCGTCATGGAGCTCTCGGGCAGCGACGTCGCCTGGGTGAACAACCTGTACATCCGCGGCGGCCAGAAGATCGCCGGCGTCCCGGACTGCTGA
- a CDS encoding MFS transporter, translating to MAGRRALGRRFGWLWGAYAVSTAGTWLAFDAFALIAVLALDAGPTQVSLLAAVGPAVGAAVSVPLGPWVEVRRKRPVMIATDLVRCAVLLSIPVAFALGRLSFGQLLLVSVAVAASDITFNAAAGAFLKELVPRRDLLVANGRFEATTWTASMVGPPLGGAAIGLFGPVTTVVADAVSYLLSACALRAIGGEEKPPVRPASGSARPRAGDLLDGWRYILADPALRPLFFNTVLANSLIMAASPPLMVLMVDDLRFAPWQYALAFALPCTGGLLGSRLAPRLVTRFGRQRVMLTAGALRACWSLGLAFVGPGAAGPALVMVVEFGLITCCAVFNPVFATFRLERTPTDRVTRTLSAWSATGKATTAAVTALWGLLAHLTGPRTAIAVAGVLLLFTPALLPRRDHTPDTGSEPAPPALKDDG from the coding sequence ATGGCGGGCAGGCGGGCGCTGGGGCGGCGGTTCGGGTGGCTGTGGGGCGCGTACGCGGTGAGCACGGCCGGCACTTGGCTCGCGTTCGACGCGTTCGCGCTGATCGCGGTCCTGGCGCTGGACGCCGGACCGACGCAGGTGTCGCTGCTGGCGGCGGTGGGACCGGCGGTCGGCGCGGCGGTGTCGGTGCCGCTCGGGCCGTGGGTGGAGGTCCGCCGTAAACGGCCGGTGATGATCGCGACGGACCTGGTCCGGTGCGCGGTGCTGCTGAGCATCCCCGTGGCGTTCGCCCTGGGCCGGCTGAGCTTCGGCCAGCTGCTGCTGGTGTCCGTGGCCGTGGCGGCGTCCGACATCACCTTCAACGCGGCGGCCGGGGCGTTCCTGAAGGAGCTGGTGCCGCGGCGGGACCTGCTCGTCGCGAACGGGCGGTTCGAGGCGACGACCTGGACGGCCAGCATGGTCGGGCCGCCGCTGGGCGGGGCCGCGATCGGGCTGTTCGGCCCGGTGACGACCGTGGTGGCCGACGCGGTGAGCTATCTGCTCTCGGCGTGCGCCCTCCGGGCGATCGGCGGCGAGGAGAAACCCCCGGTGCGGCCCGCGTCCGGCTCCGCCCGCCCCCGGGCGGGCGACCTGCTCGACGGCTGGCGGTACATCCTGGCCGACCCGGCGCTGCGCCCGCTCTTCTTCAACACGGTCCTCGCCAACTCCCTGATCATGGCGGCCTCTCCCCCGCTCATGGTCCTGATGGTCGATGATCTGCGGTTCGCCCCCTGGCAGTACGCGCTCGCCTTCGCACTGCCCTGCACGGGCGGCCTGCTCGGCTCACGTCTGGCACCACGGCTCGTCACGCGGTTCGGGCGGCAGCGGGTCATGCTCACCGCCGGGGCGCTGCGGGCGTGCTGGTCGCTCGGGCTGGCCTTCGTCGGCCCCGGTGCGGCCGGGCCGGCGCTGGTGATGGTGGTGGAGTTCGGGCTGATCACCTGCTGTGCCGTGTTCAATCCGGTGTTCGCCACGTTTCGCCTCGAACGGACCCCCACGGACCGGGTCACCCGCACCCTGTCCGCATGGTCGGCCACCGGCAAGGCCACCACGGCGGCCGTGACCGCCCTGTGGGGCCTGTTGGCCCACCTGACCGGCCCCCGTACGGCCATCGCCGTCGCCGGCGTCCTGCTCCTCTTCACCCCCGCCCTGCTCCCCCGCCGCGACCACACACCGGACACCGGCTCCGAGCCGGCTCCCCCGGCGCTGAAGGACGACGGCTGA
- a CDS encoding sigma-70 family RNA polymerase sigma factor — protein MSPLAEDRAADAREDRRAPVRTARLRNRIPEPDEEPDLLGQYLTQIAATPLLSAEDEVRLARRMQVGVRALEELEQADAGERDLTPKRRGELEEAARDGQAAKDHMVRANLRLVVSMAKRHAHRGLPLLDVIQEGNLGLIRAVEKFDHTKGFKFSTYANWWIRQAIERGLAAHARTVRLPMHVVEQLQKAAKIERRLRLDLGREPSVGEVARESGLAADRIGWLRRVGRQAVSLDTPVDEAGETVVGDLIPDTEVLQAPEVAEYRALAEELREAVGTLAPREAMILSLRYGLHDGRTRTRDEVARRVGLTRERVRRLEKESLARLRAPENRERLVAWAG, from the coding sequence ATGTCTCCCCTGGCAGAAGACCGCGCGGCGGATGCCCGGGAGGACCGCCGCGCCCCCGTCCGCACCGCACGACTGCGCAACCGCATCCCCGAGCCCGACGAGGAACCCGACCTCCTCGGCCAGTACCTCACGCAGATCGCGGCGACACCGCTGCTCAGCGCGGAGGACGAGGTACGGCTGGCCCGGCGGATGCAAGTCGGCGTGCGGGCACTGGAGGAACTGGAACAGGCCGACGCCGGTGAGCGCGACCTCACGCCGAAGCGGCGCGGGGAGCTGGAGGAGGCCGCCCGGGACGGGCAGGCCGCCAAGGACCACATGGTCCGGGCCAACCTCCGGCTCGTCGTGTCGATGGCCAAACGGCACGCCCACCGGGGGCTGCCCCTGCTGGACGTCATCCAGGAGGGCAACCTGGGGCTGATCCGGGCCGTGGAGAAGTTCGACCACACCAAGGGCTTCAAGTTCTCCACGTACGCGAACTGGTGGATCCGCCAGGCGATCGAGCGGGGCCTGGCCGCGCACGCGCGCACCGTACGGCTGCCGATGCACGTCGTCGAGCAGCTCCAGAAGGCCGCCAAGATCGAACGGCGGCTGCGACTGGACCTGGGACGCGAACCGAGCGTCGGGGAGGTGGCCCGGGAGAGCGGCCTCGCCGCCGACAGGATCGGCTGGCTGCGCCGCGTCGGCCGGCAGGCCGTCAGCCTGGACACGCCCGTGGACGAGGCCGGCGAGACCGTCGTCGGCGACCTCATCCCCGACACCGAGGTGCTCCAGGCCCCGGAGGTGGCCGAGTACAGGGCACTCGCCGAGGAACTGCGCGAGGCCGTCGGCACGCTCGCGCCCCGCGAGGCCATGATCCTCAGCCTCCGCTACGGCCTGCACGACGGCCGCACCCGCACCCGCGACGAGGTCGCCCGCCGCGTCGGCCTGACCCGCGAGCGGGTACGCCGGCTGGAGAAGGAGTCCCTCGCCCGGCTGCGGGCGCCCGAGAACCGGGAGCGGCTGGTGGCCTGGGCGGGCTGA
- a CDS encoding DJ-1/PfpI family protein — protein MTTYGLLVFEDAEELDFVGPWEVFNVSARLRDGADTAVLVAEHSGPVRCNKGLRVLPDHTVDDHPPLDVLHVPGGRGAREVQVHNPVVTDWIGKTAERAAWVHGVCTGTFLLHAAGPARGRRVATHWSQEDTLEALGDVTVARDVRYVVDGNLVTSQGVSAGIDSALWLVGRLHGRDHARAVRRHIQYDPAPPYLADEPV, from the coding sequence ATGACGACATACGGCCTGCTGGTCTTCGAGGACGCCGAGGAGCTCGACTTCGTGGGCCCCTGGGAGGTCTTCAACGTCTCCGCCCGGCTCCGCGACGGCGCCGACACGGCTGTGCTCGTCGCCGAGCACTCCGGCCCGGTGCGCTGCAACAAGGGCCTGCGCGTCCTGCCCGACCACACCGTGGACGACCATCCGCCGCTCGACGTGCTGCACGTGCCGGGCGGCCGGGGGGCGCGCGAGGTCCAGGTGCACAACCCGGTGGTCACCGACTGGATCGGGAAGACGGCGGAGCGGGCCGCGTGGGTGCACGGCGTGTGCACCGGCACGTTCCTGCTGCACGCCGCGGGTCCCGCACGCGGGCGGCGGGTGGCCACGCACTGGAGCCAGGAGGACACCCTGGAGGCACTCGGTGACGTGACGGTCGCCCGGGACGTCCGCTACGTCGTGGACGGCAACCTGGTCACCAGCCAGGGCGTCTCGGCCGGCATCGACAGCGCGCTGTGGCTCGTCGGCCGGCTGCACGGCCGTGACCACGCCAGGGCCGTGCGCCGCCACATCCAGTACGACCCGGCGCCGCCGTACCTCGCGGACGAGCCCGTCTGA
- a CDS encoding YbhB/YbcL family Raf kinase inhibitor-like protein, translated as MTGIELRSDAFNDHSFIARRYAYEGPNVSPPLTWSGVPDDAAELVLLCEDPDAPSGTFAHWVVVGIDPHSDGVEAGHCPPGGTELVNGYGQRGWGGPHPPPGDDAHHYFFRLYALSEPCVLPDAPRADQVHDEVEKRRIADGALVGLYQR; from the coding sequence ATGACCGGCATCGAACTGCGCAGCGACGCGTTCAACGACCACTCCTTCATCGCGCGCCGGTACGCGTACGAGGGACCGAACGTCTCTCCGCCGCTGACCTGGAGCGGCGTACCGGACGACGCGGCCGAACTGGTCCTGCTCTGCGAGGATCCCGACGCCCCGTCGGGCACCTTCGCGCACTGGGTCGTGGTCGGCATCGACCCGCACAGCGACGGCGTCGAGGCCGGGCACTGCCCACCGGGCGGCACGGAACTCGTCAACGGCTACGGGCAGCGTGGCTGGGGCGGCCCGCATCCCCCGCCCGGGGACGACGCACACCACTACTTCTTCCGGCTCTACGCCCTGTCCGAACCGTGCGTCCTGCCCGACGCGCCCCGCGCGGACCAGGTGCACGACGAGGTCGAGAAGCGCCGCATCGCGGACGGCGCGCTGGTGGGTCTCTACCAGCGCTGA
- a CDS encoding spore-associated protein translates to MRFTRSFLAASALAALTVGTTTALASPASAAPNTTPQKVCGSAYKTVNSAAVGSLGTVYLTYNASNGQNCVTTIRNNPGTAVDMGAWIFVPATEESHEDVGRFTSFAGPTYVYGKGHCVDWGGSINNVYVQVYGSNCGAMKEHRVTFTR, encoded by the coding sequence ATGAGATTTACCCGTTCCTTCCTGGCCGCGTCCGCCTTGGCGGCGCTGACGGTGGGGACCACGACCGCCCTGGCGTCACCGGCCTCCGCCGCGCCCAACACCACTCCGCAGAAGGTCTGCGGAAGCGCCTACAAGACCGTGAACTCGGCGGCCGTCGGCTCCCTCGGCACGGTCTACCTGACGTACAACGCCTCCAACGGGCAGAACTGCGTCACGACCATCCGCAACAACCCGGGCACCGCGGTGGACATGGGCGCGTGGATCTTCGTCCCCGCCACCGAGGAAAGCCACGAGGACGTCGGGCGCTTCACGTCCTTCGCCGGACCGACCTACGTCTACGGCAAGGGGCACTGCGTCGACTGGGGCGGCAGCATCAACAACGTGTACGTGCAGGTGTACGGCTCCAACTGCGGCGCCATGAAGGAACACCGGGTCACGTTCACCCGCTGA
- a CDS encoding class I SAM-dependent methyltransferase yields MADECFRHPRLAAVYDALDPDRADLGPYLRMAEESGARRVLDIGCGTGVFALLLAERGVDVVGVDPAGASLDVARGKPGGGRVRWIHGDATTLPPLTADLATMTGNAAQAVVDPEDWRRTLRGAREALRPGGRFVFETRVPARRAWEEWNREASHTVTDVPGAGAVESWVELLDVSGPLVTFRWTYVFASDGQVLTSDSTLRFREREEVEAELVAQGYVVEGVRDAPDRPGREFMFVARRPRKTAD; encoded by the coding sequence ATGGCAGACGAGTGCTTCCGGCATCCCAGGCTCGCCGCGGTCTACGACGCGCTCGACCCCGACCGCGCCGATCTCGGACCGTACCTGCGCATGGCGGAGGAGTCCGGGGCGCGCCGGGTACTCGACATCGGCTGCGGCACGGGCGTGTTCGCGCTGCTGCTGGCGGAACGCGGCGTCGACGTCGTCGGCGTCGATCCCGCCGGCGCGTCCCTGGACGTGGCACGCGGCAAGCCGGGCGGCGGGCGGGTGCGGTGGATCCACGGCGACGCGACGACCCTCCCGCCCCTGACCGCCGACCTCGCGACGATGACGGGCAACGCCGCCCAGGCGGTCGTCGATCCCGAGGACTGGCGCAGGACCCTGCGGGGGGCCCGCGAGGCGCTGCGGCCCGGCGGCCGTTTCGTGTTCGAGACCCGGGTTCCGGCCCGACGCGCCTGGGAGGAGTGGAACCGCGAGGCCAGCCACACCGTGACGGACGTCCCCGGTGCCGGTGCCGTCGAGTCCTGGGTCGAACTGCTCGATGTGAGCGGGCCGCTGGTGACGTTCCGGTGGACCTACGTGTTCGCTTCGGACGGGCAGGTGCTGACGTCGGACTCGACGCTGCGCTTCCGCGAGCGGGAGGAGGTCGAGGCGGAACTCGTCGCGCAGGGCTATGTGGTGGAGGGCGTGCGCGACGCGCCCGACCGGCCGGGCCGGGAGTTCATGTTCGTCGCACGGCGTCCGCGAAAAACAGCGGACTGA
- a CDS encoding CapA family protein produces the protein MGRGVVTLFLCGDVMLGRGVDQILAHPGDPALREAYVVDARSYVRLAESAYGPVPAPVDPSWPWGEALRVLDEAAPDVRIVNLETSVTSGDTFAPDKEIHYRMHPANLPALAVARPDVTGLANNHVLDFGRPGLLETLDALARAGLRTAGAGRDAEQAYAPAAVPLPGGRRLLVLALGARSSGIPSGWAATADLPGVAYVPELVPAAADSVLRHVGRVRRAGDVLVVSVHWGTNWGFRVPREQVRFAHALVDGGVDVVHGHSSHHPRPLEVYRDRLILYGCGDFVDDYEGITGYEEYRDDLRLAFLASVEADSGRLAGLRMVPLRARRMRLEPASRADRLWLRTTLDRISGGVGVTLEPGGSLALTRG, from the coding sequence GTGGGCCGCGGCGTCGTGACGCTGTTCCTGTGCGGTGACGTGATGCTCGGGCGCGGCGTCGACCAGATTCTGGCGCACCCCGGTGATCCGGCACTGCGGGAGGCGTACGTCGTCGACGCGCGGTCCTACGTCCGGCTGGCGGAGTCGGCGTACGGCCCGGTGCCCGCCCCCGTCGATCCGTCCTGGCCGTGGGGCGAGGCACTGCGGGTGCTGGACGAGGCCGCCCCGGACGTCCGGATCGTGAACCTGGAGACGTCGGTGACGTCCGGTGACACGTTCGCCCCGGACAAGGAGATCCACTACCGGATGCACCCGGCCAACCTGCCGGCCCTGGCCGTGGCCCGGCCCGACGTGACCGGCCTCGCCAACAACCACGTTCTGGACTTCGGCCGTCCGGGTCTGCTGGAGACCCTGGACGCGCTGGCCCGGGCGGGCCTGCGGACGGCGGGTGCGGGACGTGACGCCGAGCAGGCGTACGCGCCCGCCGCCGTCCCCCTGCCCGGCGGCCGCCGACTGCTGGTCCTCGCCCTCGGGGCGCGTTCCAGCGGCATCCCGTCCGGCTGGGCGGCGACGGCGGACCTGCCCGGTGTGGCGTACGTGCCCGAACTCGTGCCCGCCGCGGCCGACTCCGTGCTGCGGCACGTCGGGCGGGTCCGCCGGGCCGGTGACGTGCTCGTCGTGTCCGTGCACTGGGGCACGAACTGGGGGTTCCGTGTGCCCCGGGAGCAGGTCCGCTTCGCGCACGCCCTGGTGGACGGCGGGGTCGACGTCGTCCACGGCCACTCCTCGCACCACCCCCGACCGCTGGAGGTGTACCGGGACCGGCTGATCCTGTACGGCTGCGGCGACTTCGTCGACGACTACGAGGGCATCACCGGCTACGAGGAGTACCGGGACGATCTGCGGCTGGCGTTCCTCGCCTCGGTCGAGGCGGACAGCGGCCGGCTGGCGGGGTTGCGCATGGTGCCGCTGCGGGCGCGCCGGATGCGACTGGAGCCCGCGTCCCGGGCGGACCGCCTGTGGCTGCGGACGACACTCGACCGGATCAGCGGCGGGGTCGGGGTGACGCTGGAGCCAGGCGGCTCGCTGGCGTTGACGCGCGGATGA
- a CDS encoding phenolic acid decarboxylase, which yields MAGNGAHVTTVRSPVPPQELSGIVGHRFIYTYANGWQYEMYVKNPTTIDYRIHSGMVGGRWVKDQQVDLVQLDDDHYKISWNEPTGTSVSVNVMPGKRRLHGVIFFPHWVEEHGERTVLYQNDHLDEMRGYRDEGPTYPIYVVPEFAKITLFEYVGPDDDTVIATAPEDLPQGWSDRTN from the coding sequence ATGGCCGGCAACGGAGCGCACGTGACCACCGTCCGGAGCCCTGTCCCCCCGCAGGAGCTCTCCGGGATCGTCGGCCACCGCTTCATCTACACCTACGCCAACGGCTGGCAGTACGAGATGTACGTGAAGAACCCGACCACGATCGACTACCGGATCCACTCCGGCATGGTGGGCGGCCGCTGGGTGAAGGATCAGCAGGTCGACCTCGTCCAACTGGACGACGACCACTACAAGATCTCCTGGAACGAGCCCACCGGTACGTCGGTCTCCGTCAATGTCATGCCCGGCAAGCGCCGGCTGCACGGCGTGATCTTCTTCCCGCACTGGGTCGAGGAACACGGCGAACGCACCGTCCTTTACCAGAACGACCATCTCGACGAGATGCGCGGGTACCGCGACGAGGGCCCGACCTACCCGATCTACGTCGTCCCGGAATTCGCCAAGATCACCCTCTTCGAGTACGTCGGCCCCGACGACGACACGGTCATCGCCACGGCCCCCGAAGACCTCCCGCAGGGCTGGTCCGACCGCACCAACTGA
- a CDS encoding APC family permease has protein sequence MVLFVIGDILGTGIYATTGQVAGKVGGALWLPFVIGFVVAILTAASYVELVGKYPKAAGAALYTQKAFQVPFLTFIVAFMVMCSGLSSASAAARAFSGDYLSEFTDFFPPTLIAILFILALAALNLRGVSESVKTNVVLTVVELTGLLVILTIGAWAVLTGDGEPSRLGEFQAEGTGYALLTSVLGATALGFFAFVGFEDSVNMAEETKDPVRTFPRAIFIGVAVTGTIYVLVALVSSLLVDYRVLEDSSGPLLEVVKAGGIDFPPKLFALIALFAVTNSALINIMMASRLCYGMANERILPRALGHVLPRRRTPVVGIVFVSLLAIGLVSTGEIEGLGDTTAFLLLCVFAVVNIAVLVLRRDRVEHRHFRTPTALPVLGAITALILASPLSDRPADVYIRAGVLVAIGIGLWVLNKAVLKARGEA, from the coding sequence ATGGTGCTGTTCGTGATCGGCGACATCCTCGGCACCGGCATCTACGCCACCACCGGTCAGGTCGCCGGCAAGGTCGGCGGGGCGCTGTGGCTGCCGTTCGTCATCGGGTTCGTCGTGGCGATCCTGACCGCCGCCTCGTACGTCGAGCTCGTCGGCAAGTACCCGAAGGCGGCCGGCGCCGCGCTCTACACCCAGAAGGCCTTCCAGGTCCCGTTCCTGACCTTCATCGTCGCGTTCATGGTCATGTGCTCGGGCCTTTCCTCGGCGAGCGCGGCGGCCCGTGCCTTCAGCGGCGACTACCTGTCCGAGTTCACCGACTTCTTCCCGCCCACCCTCATCGCGATCCTGTTCATCCTCGCCCTGGCGGCCCTGAACCTGCGAGGCGTGTCGGAGTCCGTGAAGACCAACGTGGTCCTCACCGTGGTCGAACTGACCGGCCTGCTCGTCATCCTCACGATCGGCGCCTGGGCCGTCCTGACCGGTGACGGTGAACCCTCCCGGCTCGGTGAGTTCCAGGCGGAGGGCACCGGTTACGCGCTGCTCACCAGCGTGCTGGGGGCGACGGCCCTCGGCTTCTTCGCCTTCGTGGGCTTCGAGGACTCCGTCAACATGGCCGAGGAGACCAAGGACCCGGTGCGGACGTTCCCGCGCGCCATCTTCATCGGCGTCGCCGTCACCGGCACCATCTACGTCCTGGTCGCCCTGGTCTCCTCGCTGCTCGTCGACTACCGCGTGCTGGAGGACTCCAGCGGCCCGCTGCTGGAGGTCGTCAAGGCCGGCGGAATCGACTTCCCGCCCAAACTCTTCGCCCTGATCGCGCTGTTCGCGGTCACCAACTCGGCACTGATCAACATCATGATGGCGTCCCGCCTCTGCTACGGCATGGCGAACGAACGCATCCTGCCGCGGGCCCTGGGCCACGTGCTGCCCCGGCGCCGCACCCCGGTCGTCGGCATCGTCTTCGTCTCGCTCCTCGCCATCGGCCTGGTCTCCACCGGGGAGATCGAGGGCCTCGGCGACACCACGGCCTTCCTCCTGCTGTGCGTCTTCGCCGTCGTCAACATCGCCGTCCTGGTCCTGCGCCGCGACCGCGTCGAACACCGGCACTTCCGGACGCCGACCGCCCTGCCGGTGCTCGGCGCGATCACCGCGCTGATCCTGGCCAGCCCGTTGTCCGACCGGCCCGCGGACGTCTACATCCGGGCGGGCGTGCTGGTGGCCATCGGCATCGGGCTGTGGGTGCTCAACAAGGCGGTGCTGAAGGCACGCGGCGAGGCGTGA